The Pedobacter mucosus genome window below encodes:
- a CDS encoding PDDEXK nuclease domain-containing protein translates to MEVSKTNVESIIALKSAILQSRYRAATLVNKELLMLYFAVGKFISIKVKEEKWGAKVLDNLSTDLQIELPGLRGFSATNMKRMRFFFESWETYIAISPSLTVQLQAVDLQEIIFSPSVTVQLEKSFNNVSFTHHIEILQRAKSIDEKVFYIQKTASEFWSLSTLKNHLNNQTFQKTGSLPNNFLKTISNDDIRQKALQSFKDEYLLDFINIEDVDDTNERVLESEIVQNIKKFLMSLGSDFAFIGNQYRLIIEEEEYFIDLLFFNRKLQCLVAFELKTGKFKPEYMGKMNFYLSALDELIKQPHEQPSIGIILCKEKKNKIVEFSFRDFNKAMGVSTYKTTTSLPAAFEGLLPNAETLKKLMD, encoded by the coding sequence ATGGAAGTTTCTAAAACCAATGTTGAAAGTATTATAGCATTGAAATCTGCTATTTTGCAAAGCCGTTATCGTGCTGCAACTTTGGTTAACAAGGAACTTTTAATGCTTTATTTCGCCGTTGGAAAATTTATTTCCATAAAGGTTAAAGAAGAAAAATGGGGCGCAAAGGTTTTAGATAATCTCTCTACTGATTTGCAAATTGAACTACCTGGATTAAGAGGCTTTTCTGCGACAAATATGAAACGGATGCGCTTCTTTTTTGAATCTTGGGAAACATATATCGCAATTAGTCCGTCACTGACGGTCCAATTACAAGCCGTTGATTTACAGGAAATTATATTTAGTCCGTCAGTAACGGTCCAATTAGAAAAAAGCTTTAACAATGTTAGTTTTACCCATCATATAGAGATCCTTCAAAGAGCAAAATCTATAGATGAAAAAGTATTCTATATTCAAAAAACGGCATCAGAATTTTGGAGTTTGAGCACTTTAAAAAACCACCTTAACAACCAAACGTTTCAAAAAACTGGCAGCTTACCTAATAACTTTTTAAAAACGATATCTAATGATGATATCAGGCAGAAAGCACTTCAATCTTTTAAAGATGAATATTTGCTCGATTTTATCAATATAGAAGATGTAGATGATACGAATGAGCGAGTACTTGAAAGCGAAATTGTTCAAAATATAAAGAAATTTTTAATGTCTTTAGGTTCTGATTTCGCCTTTATTGGAAATCAATACAGATTAATTATAGAGGAAGAAGAATATTTTATAGATCTCCTATTCTTTAATCGAAAGCTACAATGCTTAGTTGCTTTTGAACTCAAAACAGGTAAATTTAAGCCTGAATACATGGGTAAAATGAATTTTTATTTATCAGCGTTGGATGAGTTAATAAAACAGCCACATGAGCAACCTTCGATAGGAATTATTCTCTGCAAGGAAAAAAAGAACAAGATTGTAGAATTTTCATTTCGAGATTTCAATAAGGCCATGGGCGTATCGACCTATAAAACAACAACAAGCCTTCCTGCTGCTTTTGAGGGCTTATTACCAAATGCTGAAACATTAAAAAAACTAATGGATTAA